A region of Silurus meridionalis isolate SWU-2019-XX chromosome 17, ASM1480568v1, whole genome shotgun sequence DNA encodes the following proteins:
- the ppardb gene encoding peroxisome proliferator-activated receptor delta b, with protein sequence MEGVEREASVGKSGNVAELTVMQNVVALDGLSEDERSSQPDFPHISEDTDWLMVQERESTSPELQELASASVEEGESKEIVDNTCVQNGEKAEKDKPQKNSITTVTTSTCPELLESSTLSLSDHLKLGRDEPECTGLNVECKICGDKASGFHYGVHACEGCKGFFRRTIRMKLEYDRCERTCRIQKKSRNKCQYCRFQKCLALGMSHDAIRYGRMPEAEKKKLVAGLLAGEKSLLNPGGSDLKTLAKHVNSAYQKNLNMTKKKARSILTGKTNCTPPFVIHDMDSLWQAENGLVWNQLNGAPLNKEIGVHVFYRCQCTTVETVRELTEFAKNIPGFVELFLNDQVTLLKYGVHEAIFAMLPSLMNKDGLLVANGKGFVTREFLRSLRKPFNEIMEPKFEFAVKFNALELDDSDLALFVAAIILCGDRPGLMNVKQVEQIQDSILQALNQHLQAHHPESVCLFPKLLQKMADLRQLVTENAQLVQMIKKTESETSLHPLLQEIYKDMY encoded by the exons ATGGAAGGAGTCGAGCGAGAAGCTTCTGTAGGGAAGAGTGGCAATGTGGCAGAGTTGACAGTCATGCAGAATGTTGTAGCTTTGGATGGGCTTTCTGAAGATGAAAGGTCATCGCAGCCTGACTTTCCTCACATTTCTGAGGACACAGACTGGTTAATGGTTCAGGAAAGAGAATCAACCTCTCCTGAGCTGCAGGAGCTCGCCTCTGCCTCTGTCGAGGAAGGGGAAAGTAAAGAGATTGTGGACAATACATGTGTCCAGAATGGGGAGAAAGCTGAAAAGGATAAACCACAGAAAAACAGCATCACTACTGTAACAACCAGCACGTGTCCAG AGCTGCTGGAGAGCTCCACTCTCTCGTTGTCTGATCATTTAAAGTTGGGCAGGGATGAGCCAGAATGTACAGGACTGAATGTGGAGTGCAAGATATGTGGGGACAAAGCTTCAGGGTTCCACTACGGTGTTCATGCCTGTGAAGGTTGCAAG GGATTTTTCAGACGCACCATTCGAATGAAGCTAGAATATGATCGCTGTGAACGGACCTGTCGCATCCAAAAGAAAAGTCGCAATAAATGCCAGTATTGCCGCTTCCAGAAGTGTCTGGCTCTCGGCATGTCCCATGATG CCATTCGTTATGGCCGTATGCCAGAGGCAGAAAAGAAGAAGCTGGTGGCAGGACTGCTAGCAGGAGAGAAGAGTCTACTGAACCCTGGAGGCTCCGATCTCAAAACTTTGGCAAAGCACGTCAACTCGGCCTACCAGAAAAACCTCAATATGACCAAGAAGAAGGCACGAAGCATCCTCACCGGAAAGACCAACTGCACACCG CCCTTTGTGATTCATGACATGGACTCATTGTGGCAAGCAGAGAATGGTTTAGTCTGGAACCAGCTGAATGGTGCCCCCCTAAACAAAGAAATTGGAGTGCATGTCTTCTATCGCTGCCAGTGCACCACAGTGGAGACAGTTCGAGAGCTCACAGAGTTTGCCAAAAATATCCCTGGCTTTGTAGAGCTCTTCCTTAATGATCAG GTAACTTTGTTAAAGTATGGTGTCCATGAGGCTATTTTTGCAATGCTACCATCACTCATGAATAAAGATGGACTCCTGGTAGCCAATGGAAAGGGCTTTGTGACGAGAGAGTTTCTGCGTAGCCTGCGCAAACCCTTCAATGAAATTATGGAACCCAAGTTCGAATTTGCTGTGAAGTTCAATGCCCTGGAGCTAGATGATAGTGACCTGGCTCTGTTTGTTGCAGCAATCATACTCTGTGGAG ATCGCCCTGGACTTATGAATGTGAAGCAGGTTGAGCAGATTCAGGATAGCATCCTCCAAGCTCTGAACCAGCATCTCCAGGCTCACCATCCAGAGTCAGTCTGCCTCTTTCCCAAACTGCTGCAGAAGATGGCTGACCTGAGGCAGTTGGTCACAGAGAATGCTCAGCTGGTCCAGATGATTAAGAAGACTGAATCGGAGACCTCGCTCCATCCGCTTCTACAGGAAATTTATAAAGACATGTATTAA
- the mkrn4 gene encoding LOW QUALITY PROTEIN: makorin, ring finger protein, 4 (The sequence of the model RefSeq protein was modified relative to this genomic sequence to represent the inferred CDS: inserted 1 base in 1 codon), translating into MEKNTQVTEEQRVRNGICRQFVNGSCSFGQHCFYRHEYPAASSAQVCRYFQKGGCWFGENCRYLHIAGPHRGLLLXRRGSVPVVNTSTLPGHGSASLRGSEPSLFPVFDPFNSGRRGSEPMVTFNWRRRASEPLVTTSSHQQISQRETADIAEEEEHAVLEAGSTGHQQEEGLQPLERDNPSLHHLPCSSQDESTSQESGATASNPGLFMAYNESKDVVCGICMDKVYEKATARERRFGILPNCSHAFCLGCIMTWRKTKDFQEEVIKACPQCRVRSSFYIPSKYWVCEGEAKEALIASFKEKSSKIKCNFFLRHGCCPFALECIYSHELPPGHQPQGRFRQKNALEMLEDMDNEEQRLLGYLIALALLDDDEFDFIQIDHV; encoded by the exons ATGGAGAAGAATACACAGGTCACTGAAGAGCAAAGAGTTCGTAATGGTATTTGTAG ACAGTTTGTGAACGGTTCATGCAGCTTTGGTCAGCACTGCTTTTATCGGCACGAATATCCTGCTGCTTCTTCAGCTCAGGTGTGCAGATACTTTCAGAAAGGAGGTTGCTGGTTTGGTGAAAACTGCAG GTATCTTCACATTGCTGGACCACATAGGGGACTTCTGC TTAGGCGTGGTTCGGTGCCAGTAGTCAATACTTCTACCTTGCCAGGCCATGGTTCGGCTTCCCTACGGGGTTCTGAGCCTTCACTTTTCCCTGTGTTCGACCCGTTCAACTCTGGGAGACGTGGCTCTGAACCCATGGTCACTTTCAACTGGAGGAGACGTGCCAGTGAGCCCTTGGTCACAACTTCAAGCCACCAGCAGATTTCACAAAGAGAAACAGCAGATATTGCTGAGGAGGAAGAGCATGCTGTTTTGGAAGCAGGGTCTACAGGTCATCAGCAGG agGAAGGGTTGCAGCCACTGGAAAGGGATAACCCTAGTCTTCATCATTTACCTTGCAGTAGTCAAGATGAATCCACATCTCAG GAGAGTGGTGCAACTGCTTCAAACCCAGGACTGTTTATGGCCTACAATGAAAGCAAAGATGTTGTCTGCGGTATCTGTATGGACAAGGTGTATGAAAAAGCCACGGCACGTGAGAGGCGCTTTGGAATCCTGCCTAACTGCAGTCATGCTTTCTGTCTTGGCTGCATCATGACTTGGCGAAAGACCAAAGACTTCCAGGAGGAGGTTATAAA GGCCTGTCCACAGTGTAGAGTGAGGTCCTCTTTTTACATTCCCAGTAAATATTGGGTTTGTGAGGGTGAGGCGAAAGAAGCGCTAATTGCATCATTTAAAGAAAAGAGCAG TAAAATAAAGTGCAATTTCTTTTTGCGGCATGGATGCTGCCCCTTTGCGTTAGAGTGCATCTATAGCCATGAACTACCACCAGGGCACCAACCTCAAGGACGCTTTAGACAAAAG AATGCTTTGGAGATGCTGGAGGATATGGATAATGAGGAGCAGCGACTTTTGGGATACCTTATTGCCCTTGCTCTTTTGGATGATGATGAGTTTGATTTTATACAAATTGACCATGTTTAG
- the fance gene encoding Fanconi anemia group E protein, with translation MCYRTFLMSGLLQRLDGSSRLLVQALFTGGVMRAQKVLVKQRAADTHSSLPAFLEALCQDEACLDEDTHALTTKPLVCLFSATFKRDLLCFLHLLHPGLPRESVLAVLHCLSQDENKNPWMCSLISQLHKDLGVEEFRKDTLLTPECVLSLKDLCNCFKDSQEKGKWDLFLNEHKTDDMSTEYQMDTGHKKRKTEITDLHMESDLDEPHCKRRRTDLAAQSDPKDRLVVVDQEESHVKTVQRDKELEGDSSASLPEPEDCLSLLPDHIKAAVPLIKELLDSGTEWDENCMPTLKVLNECNANQLEVFCTMLCLPEAPEQSLPHFCSGVLALSPDLSHSTASAIIKSLLLDKARSLTEPPSRCLVTAVTSLCNRYPRPTCQALIEPLIKEGRTGSAQAELLCRLVKDCLEPHHRLLVFQMTLVGSWNEGILSLIHDLLDSKIEMSEEIFSLFINQLSAQSPHFTKSMKFAKVMLTVVTKFQSHVNAACQHTLSCSISFNETFLKKSLQAALKRICH, from the exons ATGTGCTATAGAACATTTCTAATGAGTGGGTTACTGCAGCGGTTGGATGGCAGCTCGCGCCTGCTGGTCCAGGCTTTATTTACAGGAGGAGTGATGCGTGCTCAGAAAGTGCTCGTCAAACAGCGAGCTGCAgacacacactcctctttaCCTGCTTTTCTGGAGGCGTTATGTCAGGATGAAGCATGCTTGGATGAAGACACCCATGCACTCACAAC TAAGCCACTGGTCTGCCTGTTTTCTGCTACGTTTAAGCGTGACCTGCTGTGTTTTCTGCATCTTCTCCACCCCGGCTTGCCACGAGAGAGTGTACTGGCTGTGCTCCACTGCCTTTCACAGGACGAGAATAAAAATCCATGGATGTGTTCCTTAATCAGTCAGCTTCATAAAGACCTTGGAGTTGAGGAGTTTAGAAAAGACACACTCCTCACACCGGAATGCGTATTGAGCCTGAAAGACCTCtgtaattgttttaaagattCTCAGGAAAAAGGAAAGTGGGATCTATTTCTGAATGAACATAAGACTGATGACATGTCTACAGAATATCAGATGGATACAGGAcacaaaaagaggaagactgaGATCACTGATCTTCACATGGAGTCAGATCTAGATGAACCACATTGCAAAAGAAGAAGGACTGACCTTGCAGCCCAAAGTGACCCTAAAGACAGACTAGTGGTTGTAGATCAGGAGGAATCTCATGTTAAAACAGTACAGCGTGACAAGGAGCTGGAAGGAGACTCTTCAGCAAGTCTGCCAGAGCCAGAAGACTGCTTAAGTCTCTTACCAGATCATATAAAG gCAGCTGTTCCTTTGATAAAAGAATTGTTGGACTCTGGAACAGAG TGGGATGAGAATTGTATGCCTACACTTAAAGTGCTGAATGAATGTAATGCAAATCAG CTGGAAGTCTTTTGTACAATGCTGTGTTTACCTGAAGCACCTGAGCAGAGTTTACCACATTTCTGTAGTGGTGTGTTGGCTCTGTCCCCAGATCTCAGCCACAGCACAGCCTCGGCCATCATCAAGAGCCTTTTACTCGACAAG GCTCGTTCCCTCACTGAGCCACCCTCCCGCTGCCTGGTCACCGCTGTAACATCTTTGTGCAATCGGTACCCGAGACCAACCTGTCAGGCTCTTATAGAACCTCTcataaaggaaggaaggacag GAAGTGCCCAAGCTGAACTGCTCTGTCGGCTGGTGAAAGACTGCCTCGAACCCCATCACAGGCTTCTTGTATTTCA GATGACACTTGTGGGTTCCTGGAACGAGGGAATTTTGTCACTCATCCATGATTTGCTGGATTCAAAG ATTGAGATGAGTGAAGAGATTTTTTCGCTTTTCATCAATCAGTTAAGTGCTCAGTCTCCGCACTTCACCAAGTCTATGAAATTCGCCAAAGTGATGCTCACTGTTGTGACAAAGTTCCAGTCTCAT GTGAATGCTGCATGTCAACACACTCTGTCTTGCTCTATTTCATTTAATGAGACTTTCCTGAAGAAGTCCCTCCAAGCTGCTTTAAAGCGCATTTGTCATTAA